A window of Hevea brasiliensis isolate MT/VB/25A 57/8 chromosome 14, ASM3005281v1, whole genome shotgun sequence contains these coding sequences:
- the LOC110652220 gene encoding GATA transcription factor 8, protein MIGPANFIDEIDCGSFFDHIEDLLDFPTDDIEACLPGPDCTTTTTTNNDNGNANSFPSIWSTQSDSLPGSDSVFSNNSASDLSAELSVPYEDIVQLEWLSNFVEDSFSGGSLTMNKEESSSKNKDSSHHQFQISSPVSVLDSSSSSSGEKTAPRSPDIVASCRRGRARSKRPRPATFTPRAAMQLISPSSSVNGTPQPFAVPKVPSDSENYAESRLLIKLPKQVAPEHKKKKKIKITVPLGSAEISQNSAPQQAVRKCMHCEITKTPQWRAGPMGPKTLCNACGVRYKSGRLFPEYRPAASPTFVPSLHSNSHKKVLEMRSKAGDNLAMARNATMMSNSLEFIPNNSNLAMDYM, encoded by the exons ATGATTGGACCAGCAAATTTCATAGACGAAATAGACTGCGGTAGCTTCTTCGACCACATCGAAGACCTCCTCGACTTTCCCACAGACGATATCGAGGCTTGTCTCCCTGGTCCCGactgcaccaccaccaccaccacaaacAATGACAACGGGAACGCCAACTCGTTTCCAAGCATTTGGTCGACTCAGTCAGACTCACTGCCGGGTTCGGACTCGGTGTTCTCTAACAACAGCGCCTCCGATCTCTCGGCGGAGTTATCCGTTCCG TATGAAGATATTGTTCAGCTGGAATGGTTATCAAATTTTGTTGAGGATTCTTTCTCTGGAGGAAGCCTAACAATGAATAAGGAAGAGTCCTCTTCCAAGAATAAGGATTCATCCCACCACCAATTCCAGATCTCCAGTCCAGTTTCTGTCCTTGATAGCAGCAGCTCCTCCTCGGGAGAGAAAACTGCGCCACGCAGCCCTGATATCGTTGCCTCTTGCAGGCGTGGACGTGCTCGTAGCAAACGTCCTCGCCCTGCTACCTTCACTCCCCGTGCAGCTATGCAACTTATCTCTCCCAGCTCCTCAGTCAATGGGACCCCTCAGCCTTTTGCTGTGCCTAAGGTTCCCTCGGATTCTGAAAATTATGCCGAGTCACGACTTTTGATCAAGTTACCAAAGCAAGTTGCCCCGGaacataagaagaagaagaaaatcaaGATTACAGTTCCATTAGGTTCTGCAGAAATAAGCCAAAATTCAGCACCACAACAAGCAGTTAGGAAATGCATGCATTGTGAGATAACTAAGACACCGCAATGGAGGGCAGGACCAATGGGGCCTAAAACTCTTTGCAATGCTTGCGGTGTTCGCTACAAGTCAGGCAGGCTTTTCCCCGAGTACCGACCTGCTGCAAGTCCAACCTTTGTTCCATCCTTGCACTCCAATTCCCATAAGAAAGTCCTGGAAATGAGAAGCAAGGCCGGTGACAATCTTGCTATGGCTAGAAATGCTACAATGATGAGCAACTCGCTGGAGTTTATTCCGaacaatagcaaccttgcaatggATTACATGTGA